One region of Lytechinus pictus isolate F3 Inbred chromosome 8, Lp3.0, whole genome shotgun sequence genomic DNA includes:
- the LOC129266470 gene encoding prenylated Rab acceptor protein 1-like yields the protein MAAMNLSGSSAREWISKRRQTIQPWSQFISTSRFTKPTSVTVAGTRVVKNIEHFQSNYLFVFIILAIYCIMTSPMLIIFLGGIFGAFYWINVKNQSKRLKIGSYELTLVQQYGAVAVLSIPLFFLAGAGSAVFWVLGASFFFIMLHAVFYNPQDQLDDIQMEEVSFGSA from the exons aTGGCAGCAATGAACCTTTCAGGGTCGTCTGCAAGAGAATGGATTTCAAAACGTCGTCAAACCATACAACCATGGTCCCAATTTATCAGCACATCTCGGTTCACCAAGCCCACATCAGTCACTGTAGCTGGAACCAGGGTGGTCAAAAATATTGAGCATTTCCAGAGCAACtatctctttgttttcatcatcCTTGCTATCTACTGCAT aaTGACATCACCCATGCTTATCATCTTTCTTGGTGGTATCTTTGGAGCCTTTTATTGGATCAATGTCAAAAATCAGAGCAAAAGACTCAAGATCGGAA GTTATGAGTTGACTCTTGTACAGCAGTATGGTGCCGTGGCAGTCCTATCTATTCCCTTGTTTTTCCTTGCGGGGGCTGGATCGGCAGTCTTCTGGGTTTTAG GTGcctcattctttttcatcatgCTACATGCCGTTTTCTACAACCCACAAGATCAACTAGATGATATACAAATGGAAGAAGT ATCATTTGGCAGTGCATGA